One Pygocentrus nattereri isolate fPygNat1 chromosome 23, fPygNat1.pri, whole genome shotgun sequence genomic window carries:
- the mtif3 gene encoding translation initiation factor IF-3, mitochondrial: protein MTLGCLRLVLCHAARGACHPVRSTSPVTLLLPHKPQPCKPLSAYLGMTVQQWNPFSTAVGGSEETEESEPQKKKKKQDPKARVTIGSVGRKIHQRHLQLLGEDGGDLGVMHRADALRLMDEKGLKMVPINEHSDPPVFRLMSGKQIHEEQMKLREKQKAKAAGSVQVKELTMSSDIAPHDLDTKLRQVAHWLDKKHHIRLTLKAGGGSSSDTALDTLLDQMVEKMSVPVGFVSKTRIIREGRAAMCILRPPSGKELQKQGAKTSKPEPGPQKPASTSQPDRSEDSQQQ, encoded by the exons ATGACTCTTGGTTGTCTCAGGTTGGTTTTGTGTCATGCAGCAAGGGGTGCTTGCCATCCTGTTCGCTCTACCAGCCCAGTTACTCTTCTCCTTCCACATAAACCCCAACCCTGCAAGCCCCTGAGTGCCTACCTGGGCATGACTGTCCAGCAGTGGAACCCATTCTCCACAGCAGTGGGGGGCAGTGAGGAAACCGAAGAGAGTGAAccccaaaagaagaagaagaaacaagacCCCAAAGCTCGAGTCACCATCGGTAGTGTTGGCAGGAAGATTCACCAGCGCCACCTACAGCTGCTGGGCGAGGACGGCGGGGATTTGGGCGTGATGCACCGGGCAGATGCTTTGAGGCTGATGGATGAAAAAGGACTGAAAATGGTCCCTATAAACGAACACTCTGACCCTCCGGTGTTCCGGCTAATGAGCGGCAAACAGATACACGAAGAGCAGATGAAACtgagggagaaacagaaagcCAAGGCAGCAg GCTCTGTTCAGGTGAAGGAACTGACCATGTCCTCAGACATTGCCCCGCACGACCTGGACACCAAACTGAGGCAAGTGGCACACTGGCTGGACAAGAAACATCACATCAGGCTGACTCTGAAGGCTGGAGGAGGCAGCAGCAGTGATACAGCTTTG GATACACTTCTGGACCAAATGGTGGAGAAGATGTCAGTGCCTGTGGGTTTTGTGTCAAAAACCAGAATTATACGTGAGGGACGAGCCGCCATGTGCATCCTGCGTCCTCCGTCTGGCAAAGAACTGCAAAAACAAGGAGCAAAAACCTCCAAGCCAGAACCTGGCCCACAGAAACCAGCGTCTACCTCCCAGCCTGACCGGTCAGAAGACTCACAGCAGCAGTGA
- the gtf3aa gene encoding general transcription factor IIIAa, with the protein MRQKSFICSFPDCQAAYDKQWKLEAHLCKHTGVRPFECQYEGCSKSFCTKSHLARHELTHSGQRPFKCTEEGCSQAFTTNSNLKKHISRKHRLQVKQYICSFEGCGKSFKKNNRLKTHEYTHSNLLPYECSYEGCERRFSIPSKRKQHEKVHKGYPCEAEGCSFIGKNWTEFTKHRRHHLVQCDQCKKMFNAQWKLKEHMRVHSAERVVFRCPKDSCQRSYTTAFNLQSHILSFHQEERAFTCTQPGCGKTFCMKQSLQRHSVVHDPERKKQFKKKPRPKRSLASRLSGYNPSRNRPVEASKPAKSTCVATNQSEQFKENNDQVVGLLQPVNEDSHVDSSEYTVTSTNPLTSASAEITQSWTHKTEEAEISQSESLNSDSVITLILEPLVLDSPAHSQMEPSEIENTVTIQSEPIDIEKTETIQSDSTEFANTVISQSEPIIFENTIVSQSELSNFENTVISQSEPTEFEKTVTIQ; encoded by the exons atgCGGCAAAAGAGCTTTATCTGCTCTTTTCCAGACTGCCAGGCGGCATACGACAAACAGTGGAAACTAGAGGCTCATCTGTGTAAACACACCGGTGTG aggcCATTTGAGTGCCAGTATGAGGGCTGCAGTAAATCTTTCTGCACTAAATCACATCTTGCACGTCATGAGCTCACACATAGTGGCCAGAGACCCTTCAA GTGCACTGAAGAAGGATGCTCTCAAGCTTTCACCACTAACTCCAACCTGAAGAAACACATTTCACGGAAACACAGACTACAAGTGAAACAGTACATT TGTTCGTTTGAGGGCTGTGGTAAAAGTTTCAAAAAGAACAACCGGCTGAAGACCCACGAATATACTCACAGCAATCTGCTTCCTTATGA ATGTTCTTATGAGGGCTGTGAGCGACGGTTCTCAATCCCCAGCAAACGCAAGCAACACGAGAAAGTGCACAAAG GTTACCCCTGCGAGGCTGAAGGATGCTCATTTATTGGGAAGAACTGGACGGAGTTCACCAAGCACAGGAGACATCATCTAG TGCAGTGTGATCAGTGTAAGAAGATGTTCAATGCTCAGTGGAAGCTGAAGGAACACATGCGCGTGCACTCCGCGGAGCGGGTGGTGTTCCGCTGTCCGAAAGACAGCTGTCAGCGCTCCTACACCACCGCCTTCAACCTGCAGAGCCACATCCTTTCCTTCCACCAGGAAGAGCGCGCCTTCACCTGCACTCAACCCGGCTGCGGAAAGACATTCTGCATGAAG CAAAGTTTACAGCGCCACAGTGTGGTACATGACCCTGAGAGGAAGAAACAG TTTAAGAAGAAACCCCGTCCAAAACGATCTCTAGCATCTCGTCTGAGTGGCTACAATCCTTCAAGAAACCGTCCAGTGGAAGCCTCCAAGCCTGCTAAATCTACATGTGTAGCgaccaaccaatcagaacaattcaaagaaaacaatgatCAAGTGGTGGGCTTATTGCAGCCTGTCAATGAGGACAGTCATGTTGATTCATCGGAATACACAGTGACCTCAACAAACCCACTCACATCTGCCAGTGCTGAAATCACCCAGTCATGGACACACAAGACTGAAGAGGCTGAAATAAGCCAATCAGAATCCCTCAACTCAGACAGTGTAATTACTCTCATATTAGAACCCCTTGTGTTGGACAGTCCAGCACACAGCCAGATGGAACCCAGTGAAATTGAGAATACAGTGACCATCCAGTCAGAACCCATTGACATAGAAAAAACAGAGACCATCCAGTCCGACTCTACTGAATTTGCGAATACAGTGATCAGCCAGTCAGAACCCATTATATTTGAGAATACAAttgtcagccaatcagaactcagcAACTTTGAGAATACAGTGATTAGTCAGTCAGAACCAACTGAATTTGAGAAAACAGTGACCATCCAGTAG